The following coding sequences lie in one Oncorhynchus kisutch isolate 150728-3 linkage group LG3, Okis_V2, whole genome shotgun sequence genomic window:
- the LOC116361256 gene encoding radiation-inducible immediate-early gene IEX-1, whose protein sequence is MCASSSESQATSWQSVPVGPLGAPAAAGGTYRPASLRPRGRRPPRVLYPPLVRRVLPREEPDSARRWLLLLSALLFLQIYTEESSCGPPELQLHTPETSPSPSFPQEGEGITDIARLWGGPEHGSALEATVECTV, encoded by the coding sequence ATGTGTGCCTCCAGTTCAGAGAGCCAAGCTACTTCCTGGCAAAGTGTTCCCGTCGGGCCCTTAGGAGCCCCTGCTGCAGCTGGGGGGACATACCGGCCGGCATCTCTCCGGCCCCGAGGACGCAGGCCACCCAGGGTGCTCTACCCTCCCCTGGTGAGAAGAGTCCTGCCCCGGGAAGAGCCTGACTCCGCACGCCGTTGGCTGCTGCTCCTCTCGGCTCTGCTCTTTCTACAGATCTACACAGAGGAGTCATCCTGCGGCCCGCCTGAGCTCCAGCTGCACACCCCGGAGACCTCCCCGTCCCCAAGCTTCCcccaggagggagaggggatcaCGGACATTGCCAGGCTGTGGGGAGGGCCCGAACATGGATCAGCCCTTGAGGCTACAGTAGAGTGTACAGTGTGA
- the tor4ab gene encoding torsin family 4, member Ab, with translation MGDKEDSSGSFSEEAKTEEQKAKLIHPRPSLISPELKAMIRIRSKYQALKRRRLDSATGLFASGRPSTGPDPSLPTDPGRPSMGPGPPTAPEIFTSNVKQATQRRRRRKGSRVLFPNNCCKAVPSDKDRSRAKPFFVLFGIIVSLQVYNAIENLDDHVAPYDLEGLDKTLRREVFGQQGAIDELMEHLQGYLSTYAHSQPLALALHGPSGVGKSHLGRLLVRHFRSVLGEELVVQYFTLHHCPVQGDVGQCARELSLWVEEIVEHAEAQEKIPVFVLDEVELMPAPLLDVLQGLLQPNQTNEHLNVIYVLLSSLGQEEITRHILQNVSCTAKPARALLRHTLAEHHPLWAEAGLDIVSLTLLEKSHVMECLLEEMTQEGFYPDHGHIERLAEELSYFTTMGHQYSQNGCKQVVARVNLL, from the exons ATGGGAGATAAGGAGGACAGCTCAGGGAGCTTCTCAGAGGAGGCCAAGACAGAGGAGCAGAAGGCCAAGCTCATCCACCCAAGGCCGTCGCTGATATCTCCTGAACTGAAAGCCATGATCCGCATCAGGTCCAAGTACCAGGCTCTGAAGAGACGTCGGCTAGACTCAGCCACTGGGCTCTTTGCCTCAGGTAGACCCTCTACGGGCCCCGACCCCAGCTTACCCACCGACCCAGGTAGGCCTTCCATGGGCCCCGGCCCACCCACCGCCCCAGAGATCTTCACCTCCAATGTCAAGCAGGCCAcccaaaggaggaggaggaggaaagggtcTCGTGTGCTCTTCCCTAACAACTGTTGCAAGGCCGTCCCCAGTGACAAGGACCGGAGCCGGGCCAAACCTTTCTTTGTCCTCTTCGGTATCATCGTATCCCTTCAG GTTTACAATGCCATCGAGAACCTGGATGACCATGTGGCACCGTATGACCTGGAAGGCCTGGACAAGACGCTGCGCAGAGAAGTGTTTGGCCAGCAAGGGGCGATAGACGAGCTGATGGAGCACCTCCAGGGCTACCTGTCCACCTACGCTCACTCCCAGCCCCTGGCCCTGGCCCTGCATGGCCCCAGCGGCGTGGGCAAGAGCCACCTGGGTCGCCTGCTGGTCCGCCACTTCCGCTCGGTGCTGGGAGAAGAGCTGGTGGTGCAGTACTTCACCCTACACCACTGCCCCGTACAAGGTGATGTGGGCCAGTGCGCCCGAGAGTTGTCCCTCTGGGTGGAGGAGATAGTGGAGCATGCCGAGGCTCAGGAGAAGATCCCTGTCTTTGTGCTAGACGAGGTGGAGTTGATGCCGGCTCCTTTGCTGGACGTGCTGCAAGGCCTGCTTCAGCCCAACCAGACCAACGAGCATCTGAACGTAATCTATGTCCTCCTCAGTAGTCTGGGGCAGGAGGAGATCACCAGACACATACTGCAGAATGTCTCCTGCACTGCGAAGCCAGCCAGAGCTCTTCTGCGGCATACCCTGGCAGAGCATCACCCTTTGTGGGCAGAGGCGGGGTTGGATATCGTGTCCCTGACGCTTCTTGAAAAAAGCCATGTGATGGAGTGTTTGCTGGAGGAAATGACACAAGAGGGGTTTTACCCTGACCACGGTCACATCGAGCGGCTGGCGGAGGAACTGTCCTATTTCACCACCATGGGTCACCAGTACTCACAAAATGGCTGCAAACAAGTGGTGGCTAGAGTCAACCTTTTGTGA